A single genomic interval of Eleutherodactylus coqui strain aEleCoq1 chromosome 3, aEleCoq1.hap1, whole genome shotgun sequence harbors:
- the DAG1 gene encoding dystroglycan 1 translates to MRKTLAMNVRSVVVLLLASSAWAVWPSDPAELTRDWDHQLEASMHSLFPDVKETVAPMTGIPDSSVMVGRAFRITIPAHLLPSEGESIKIVEVGKETPPSWLHWENNVLEGLPLESDKGVYDISVTTYLLAPNGSAVPQASDVFSIEVHPEDHSEPQSIRLAGPESNDISPFLCGTDEPITILTVILDADLTKMSPKQRVDLLRSMRDFSEVELYQMKLVPVVNNRLFDMSAFMAGPGNAKKVVENGALLSWKVGCSMDQNSVPNISSVETPAKEGTLSARLGYPVVGWHIANKKPHMPKRIRRQIYTTPTPVTAVGPPTTAAHEPPVRIVPTPTSPAIAGPTDTTAPPVREPIPLPGKPTITIRTRGQVMHTPTLIVVHPTKVEPTSVFPGHITPTVTRPSYIEPTATVTPPATTKRPKSTLKPATTPSTDSSTTSTRKPTRRTKPPKTRPPDTKTPPTKLETTTPSRTRASTSGLPRPYNTEPELKNHVDKVVAWVGTYFEVKIPPDTFYDKEDGTTDNLRLTLEPRKSASPREKMWVILNSTSQVMYGMPDSNQTGDHEYYLKATDKGGLTAVDALEIQVRNLFLKEPSPVKFTAKFQGDHNSVLNDINKKIQLVKKLGFAFGDRNSSSITLQNITKGSIVVEWTNNSLPVDHCPKEQIEAIGRKIFDEQGKMRRHFMAAVEPEFKLENASISLTGSCRNMNRFFGIALTPEEQVVTAIAPTLAADRNPEKSSEDDVYLHTVIPAVVVAAILLIAGIIAMICYRKKRKGKLTIEDQATFIKKGVPIIFADELDDSKPPPSSSMPLILKEEKAPLPPPEYPNQNVPETIPLNHDTLGEYTPLRDEDPNAPPYQPPPPFTAPMEGKGSRPKNMTPYRSPPPYVPP, encoded by the exons ATGAGGAAGACGTTGGCGATGAATGTACGCAGCGTCGTGGTGCTTCTCCTGGCCTCCTCAGCCTGGGCGGTCTGGCCGAGTGACCCTGCGGAGCTGACCCGAGACTGGGACCATCAGCTCGAAGCCTCCATGCATTCCCTTTTCCCCGATGTTAAGGAAACTGTGGCGCCTATGACCGGAATCCCAGACAGCTCCGTCATGGTGGGCCGAGCGTTCAGGATAACCATCCCGGCCCATCTGCTGCCCTCTGAGGGAGAGTCCATCAAG ATCGTTGAGGTCGGGAAGGAGACGCCCCCGTCATGGCTGCATTGGGAGAACAATGTACTGGAGGGGCTTCCACTGGAGAGTGATAAAGGAGTGTACGACATTTCTGTCACCACCTATCTGCTGGCCCCTAATGGCTCCGCTGTCCCACAAGCCTCAGATGTTTTCTCCATAGAAGTTCATCCTGAGGACCACAGTGAACCGCAGTCCATTCGATTGGCTGGACCCGAGTCCAATGACATATCTCCTTTTCTGTGTGGCACGGATGAGCCCATTACAATTCTTACTGTCATCTTAGATGCTGATTTGACAAAAATGAGCCCGAAGCAGAGAGTGGACCTTCTGAGGAGCATGAGGGACTTCTCGGAGGTGGAGCTGTATCAAATGAAGCTTGTTCCTGTGGTCAATAACAGGCTGTTCGATATGTCTGCCTTCATGGCTGGGCCCGGAAATGCTAAGAAGGTTGTTGAGAATGGGGCACTGCTGTCGTGGAAAGTTGGTTGCTCCATGGATCAGAATAGTGTTCCAAATATCAGCTCTGTTGAGACTCCTGCAAAAGAAGGAACATTATCTGCCCGGCTCGGTTACCCCGTTGTAGGTTGGCATATTGCCAACAAGAAGCCTCATATGCCGAAAAGGATTCGGAGGCAGATTTATACCACTCCAACCCCAGTGACGGCAGTTGGGCCTCCCACCACTGCCGCCCATGAGCCGCCAGTAAGGATTGTCCCAACTCCAACTTCACCAGCTATAGCAGGTCCCACTGATACAACTGCTCCTCCGGTCCGTGAGCCTATCCCTCTTCCTGGCAAGcctactattactattaggaccagAGGACAGGTTATGCACACTCCGACTCTTATTGTTGTCCATCCTACAAAGGTGGAACCTACAAGTGTGTTTCCTGGTCATATTACTCCAACTGTGACCAGACCCTCATATATAGAGCCAACAGCAACTGTAACGCCTCCTGCTACTACGAAGAGGCCAAAGTCTACCCTGAAACCAGCAACCACTCCAAGTACAGATTCATCCACAACCTCAACCAGAAAACCAACCAGGAGAACCAAACCCCCCAAGACTAGACCTCCAGATACAAAGACGCCACCAACCAAACTGGAAACGACTACTCCAAGCCGCACACGTGCCTCTACCAGCGGCCTTCCACGTCCATATAACACAGAACCCGAGCTCAAGAACCATGTGGATAAAGTGGTCGCATGGGTGGGCACTTACTTTGAAGTGAAAATCCCACCAGATACGTTCTACGACAAAGAAGATGGCACCACAGATAATCTTAGACTGACACTGGAGCCCAGGAAAAGTGCAAGTCCTCGAGAAAAAATGTGGGTGATCCTCAATAGCACGAGCCAAGTCATGTACGGCATGCCAGATTCTAATCAGACAGGGGATCATGAGTACTACTTGAAAGCCACGGATAAGGGTGGCCTCACTGCTGTAGACGCCCTCGAAATCCAAGTTCGTAACTTGTTCCTCAAGGAGCCGTCGCCTGTTAAATTTACTGCCAAGTTTCAGGGTGACCACAACTCTGTCCTCAATGACATCAACAAGAAGATCCAGCTGGTTAAGAAACTTGGTTTTGCCTTTGGCGATCGGAACAGCAGCTCCATCACTCTGCAGAACATCACCAAGGGCTCCATCGTCGTAGAGTGGACCAATAACTCCCTGCCTGTAGATCACTGTCCTAAAGAGCAAATCGAGGCGATCGGAAGGAAGATCTTCGATGAGCAAGGGAAGATGCGACGCCACTTCATGGCTGCCGTGGAGCCTGAGTTTAAACTTGAGAACGCATCGATATCCCTCACTGGGAGCTGCCGGAATATGAACAGGTTTTTTGGGATAGCTCTAACCCCAGAAGAACAGGTCGTCACGGCCATTGCCCCAACCTTAGCTGCTGACAGAAATCCCGAAAAGAGCAGCGAGGACGATGTCTACCTCCACACGGTAATCCCTGCCGTAGTGGTGGCTGCCATCTTGTTAATTGCAGGTATAATAGCAATGATTTGTTATCGCAAGAAAAGGAAAGGCAAGCTGACCATCGAGGATCAGGCCACCTTCATCAAGAAAGGAGTTCCTATCATATTTGCAGATGAATTGGACGACTCTAAGCCGCCTCCTTCCTCCAGTATGCCATTGATCCTCAAGGAGGAGAaagccccccttcctcctcctgagTACCCTAACCAGAATGTGCCAGAGACCATCCCCCTAAACCACGACACCTTAGGGGAATACACACCTCTTAGGGATGAGGACCCTAATGCACCCCCTTACCAACCTCCTCCACCTTTCACAGCACCCATGGAGGGGAAAGGGTCTCGCCCCAAAAACATGACCCCTTACCGATCACCACCCCCTTATGTACCCCCTTAA